TTGCAGCAAAACCTCTATGTCAGTGTTGCGGCCTTCGATTTTAGCAAAAAAACGGTAGGGCAGTACTTTGGTGTCATTTAACACCAAAATATCACCCGCGCGAAGCAACCGCGGCAAGTCTTCGAATAGGCAATCGCTAAGACTTAAATCCTCTCCTCGCCCAGGAATTTTGGCCCAAAGCAGCTTAGACTTGGAACGTCCAGAACTAACCCCTTTAGGCCAATCAGCGATGCGACTAACTGGCAAATCATAATTAAAACTACCTCTCCCGCTCACGTCGCACTGCCACCGTCTGCCCTAATCTTTTGCAAATACTTTGAACAATTCAATGGGAAATGGAAAAATAGTCGTCGAATTATTTTCAGTTGCAATTTCGCGCAGAGTCTGCAAATAGCGAAGCTGTAAAGCCTGTGGCTGTCCCGCGATAACGTCAGCAGCGGCTCTCAACTTCTCCGACGCTTGGAACTCGCCCTCGGCATTGATAATTTTTGCACGCCTTTCGCGTTCTGCTTCTGCCTGCTTTGCCATAGCTCGCTGCATTTCGGGCGGCAAGTCTATGTGTTTAAGTTCCACCATAGATACCTTTATGCCCCAAGGATCCGTAGCAGTATCTAACAGCTCCTGCAGGCGAAGATTAAGGGTCTCCCGACCGCCCAACAAGTGATCCAACTCAGCCTCGCCGCAAACGCTTCTAAGCGTCGTCTGTGCTAATTGACTGGTGGCATAGAAATAGTCCACCACCTCAGTAACGGCTTTGTTCGGATCC
The sequence above is a segment of the Deltaproteobacteria bacterium genome. Coding sequences within it:
- a CDS encoding slipin family protein, with the protein product MNPILIFILAVAAYAAANIFRILSEYERAVVFRLGRLVNSRGPGLIILIPFLERMKRIDMRTNTLDVPPQDVITRDNVSVKVNAVVYFRVMDPNKAVTEVVDYFYATSQLAQTTLRSVCGEAELDHLLGGRETLNLRLQELLDTATDPWGIKVSMVELKHIDLPPEMQRAMAKQAEAERERRAKIINAEGEFQASEKLRAAADVIAGQPQALQLRYLQTLREIATENNSTTIFPFPIELFKVFAKD